A window from Callithrix jacchus isolate 240 chromosome 17, calJac240_pri, whole genome shotgun sequence encodes these proteins:
- the TNK2 gene encoding activated CDC42 kinase 1 isoform X43 yields the protein MPAARRFPGLELSFPLLARLRRRLYTRLGGGSMQPEEGTGWLLELLSEVQLQQYFLRLRDDLNVTRLSHFEYVKNEDLEKIGMGRPGQRRLWEAVKRRKALCKRKSWMSKVFSGKRPEAEFPPQHSQSTFRKTSPIPGVPAGEGPLQSLTCLIGEKDLRLLEKLGDGSFGVVRRGEWDAPSGKTVSVAVKCLKPDVLSQPEAMDDFIREVNAMHSLDHRNLIRLYGVVLIPPMKMVTELAPLGSLLDRLRKHQGHFLLGTLSRYAVQVAEGMGYLESKRFIHRDLAARNLLLATRDLVKIGDFGLMRALPQNDDHYVMQEHRKVPFAWCAPESLKTRTFSHASDTWMFGVTLWEMFTYGQEPWIGLNGSQILHKIDKEGERLPRPEDCPQDIYNVMVQCWAHKPEDRPTFVALRDFLLEAHPTDMRALQDFEEPDKLHIQMNDVITVIEGRAENYWWRGQNTRTLCVGPFPRNVVTSVAGLSAQDISQPLQNSFIHTGHGDSDPRHCWGFPDRIDELYLGNPMDPPDLLSVELSTSRPTQHLGRVKREPPPRPPQPAFFTQKPTYDPVSEDQDPLSSDFKRLGLRKSGLPRGLWLAKPSARVPGTKAGRGSGAEVTLIDFGEEPVVPALRPYTPSLAQLAMDACSLLDKTPPQSPTRALPRPLHPTPVVDWDARPLPPPPAYDDVAQDEDDFEARLPPPLEDNLFLLPQGGGKPPSSAQTEEIFQALQQECMRQLQVPAGSTAPSPSPGGDDKPQVPPRVPIPPRPTRPHLDLSPASSGEEETGRWPGPASPPRVPPREPLSPPGSRTPSPLVPPGSSPLPPRLSSSPGKTMPTTQSFASDPKYATPQVIQAPGPRASPCILPIVRDGKKVSSTHYYLLPERPSYLERYQRFLREAQSPEEPAPLPVPLLLPPPSTPAPAAPTATVRPMPQAALDPKANFSTNNSNPGARPPAPRATARPPQRGCAGDGPEAGRLADKVQMATVHGVTTEECQAALQSHGWSVQRAAQYLKVEQLFGLGLRPRGECHKVLEMFDWNLEQAGCHLLGSWGPAHHKR from the exons AGGCTCGGAGGCGGCAGCATGCAGCCAGAGGAGGGCACAGGCTGGCTGCTGGAGCTGCTGTCCGAGGTGCAGCTGCAACAGTACTTCCTGCGGCTCCGAGACGACCTCAACGTCACCCGGCTGTCCCACTTTGAGTATGTCAAGAATGAGGACCTGGAGAAGATTGGCATGGGCCGGCCTG GCCAGCGGCGGCTGTGGGAGGccgtgaagaggaggaaggcctTATGCAAACGGAAGTCGTGGATGAGCAAG GTGTTCAGTGGAAAGCGACCAGAGGCTGAGTTCCCCCCTCAACACTCTCAGAGCACCTTCCGGAAGACCTCGCCCATCCCTGGGGTCCCAGCAGGGGAGGGGCCCCTGCAGAGCCTCACCTGCCTCATTGGGGAGAAGGACCTGCGCCTCCTGGAGAAGCTGGGCGATGGCTCTTTTGGCGTTGTGCGCAGAGGCGAGTGGGACGCGCCCTCAGGGAAGACG GTGAGTGTGGCTGTGAAGTGCCTGAAGCCCGATGTGCTGAGCCAGCCAGAAGCCATGGACGACTTCATCCGGGAGGTCAACGCCATGCACTCGCTGGACCACCGAAACCTCATTCGCCTCTATGGGGTGGTGCTCATACCACCCATGAAGATG GTGACAGAGCTGGCACCTCTGGGATCGCTGTTGGACCGGCTACGTAAGCACCAGGGCCACTTCCTCCTGGGGACTCTGAGCCGCTACGCTGTGCAGGTGGCTGAGGGCATGGGCTACCTGGAGTCCAAGCGCTTTATTCACCGTGACCTGGCTGCCCGCAATCTGCTGTTGGCTACCCGCGACCTGGTCAAGATCGGGGACTTTGGGCTGATGCGAGCGCTGCCCCAGAATGACGACCATTACGTCATGCAGGAACATCGCAAGGTGCCCTTCGCCTG GTGTGCCCCTGAGAGCCTGAAGACACGTACCTTCTCCCATGCCAGCGACACCTGGATGTTCGGGGTGACACTGTGGGAGATGTTCACCTACGGCCAGGAGCCCTGGATCGGCCTCAATGGCAGTCAG ATCCTGCATAAGATTGACAAGGAGGGGGAGCGGCTGCCTCGGCCCGAGGACTGCCCCCAGGACATCTACAATGTCATGGTCCAGTGCTGGGCTCACAAGCCAGAGGACAGACCTACGTTTGTGGCTCTGCGGGACTTCCTGCTGGAG GCCCATCCCACTGACATGCGGGCCCTTCAGGACTTTGAGGAGCCGGACAAGCTGCACATCCAGATGAATGACGTCATCACTGTCATCGAGGGAAG GGCCGAGAACTACTGGTGGCGTGGTCAGAACACGCGGACGCTGTGTGTGGGGCCTTTCCCTCGCAACGTGGTGACCTCCGTGGCTGGCCTGTCCGCCCAGGACATCAGCCAACCCCTGCAGAACAGCTTCATCCACACGGGGCATGGTGACAGCGACCCCCGCCACTGCTGGGGCTTCCCAGACAGGATCGATGA GCTGTATCTGGGAAACCCCATGGACCCCCCGGACCTGCTGAGCGTGGAACTGAGCACCTCCCGGCCCACCCAGCATCTAGGAAGGGTGAAAA GGGAGCCTCCAcctcgcccacctcagcctgccttCTTCACTCAGA AACCAACCTATGACCCTGTGAGCGAGGACCAAGACCCCCTGTCCAGTGACTTCAAGAGGCTGGGCCTTCGGAAGTCAGGCCTGCCCCGAGGGCTGTGGCTGGCAAAGCCCTCAGCGAGGGTGCCAGGCACCAAGGCCGGCCGAGGCAGCGGGGCTGAGGTCACGCTCATCGACTTCGGTGAGGAGCCCGTGGTCCCGGCCCTGCGGCCCTACACACCCTCCCTGGCGCAGCTGGCCATGGATGCCTGCTCTTTGCTAGACAAGACCCCGCCTCAGAGCCCCACGAGGGCGCTGCCCCGGCCCCTGCATCCCACGCCTGTGGTGGACTGGGACGCACGCCCGCTGCCACCCCCGCCTGCTTATGACGATGTGGCCCAGGATGAGGATGACTTTGAG GCACGGCTGCCCCCTCCCCTGGAGGACAACCTGTTCCTCCTGCCCCAGGGTGGGGGCAAGCCGCCCAGCTCTGCGCAGACCGAGGAGATCTTCCAGGCTCTGCAGCAGGAGTGCATGCGGCAGCTGCAGGTTCCGGCCGGATCCAcggccccctcccccagcccggGGGGTGACGACAAGCCCCAGGTGCCCCCTAGGGTGCCCATCCCCCCTCGGCCAACGCGCCCGCACCTCGACTTGTCTCCAGCCTCCTCAGGCGAGGAGGAGACCGGCCGGTGGCCTGGACCTGCCTCCCCTCCCCGAGTGCCTCCCCGGGAGCCCCTGTCCCCTCCAGGCTCGAGGACACCCAGCCCCCTGGTACCACCTGGCAGCTCCCCACTGCCGCCCCGGCTCTCAAGCTCACCCGGGAAGACCATGCCTACCACCCAAAGCTTCGCCTCAGACCCCAAGTACGCCACCCCTCAGGTGATCCAGGCGCCTGGCCCACGGGCCAGTCCCTGCATCCTGCCCATCGTCCGGGATGGCAAGAAGGTCAGCAGCACCCACTATTACTTGCTGCCTGAGCGCCCGTCCTACCTGGAGCGCTACCAGCGCTTCCTGCGTGAGGCCCAGAGCCCCGAGGAGCCAGCCCCCCTGCCTGTGCCCCTGCTGCTGCCCCCACCCAGcaccccagcccctgctgccccCACGGCCACCGTTCGGCCGATGCCCCAGGCTGCCTTGGACCCCAAAGCCAACTTCTCCACCAACAACAGCAACCCAGGGGCCCGGCCACCAGCCCCGAGGGCCACTGCTCGGCCGCCACAGCGGGGCTGCGCTGGGGATGGGCCAGAGGCGGGCCGGCTGGCAGACAAGGTCCAGATG GCCACGGTGCATGGGGTGACCACAGAGGAGTGCCAGGCGGCCCTGCAGAGCCACGGCTGGAGCGTGCAGAGGGCTGCCCAGTATCTGAAG GTGGAGCAGCTCTTCGGGCTGGGTCTGCGGCCCAGAGGGGAGTGCCACAAAGTGCTGGAGATGTTCGACTGGAACCTCGAGCAGGCCGGTTGCCACCTTCTGGGCTCCTGGGGCCCTGCCCACCACAA gcgcTGA
- the TNK2 gene encoding activated CDC42 kinase 1 isoform X49 → MPAARRFPGLELSFPLLARLRRRLYTRLGGGSMQPEEGTGWLLELLSEVQLQQYFLRLRDDLNVTRLSHFEYVKNEDLEKIGMGRPGQRRLWEAVKRRKALCKRKSWMSKVFSGKRPEAEFPPQHSQSTFRKTSPIPGVPAGEGPLQSLTCLIGEKDLRLLEKLGDGSFGVVRRGEWDAPSGKTVSVAVKCLKPDVLSQPEAMDDFIREVNAMHSLDHRNLIRLYGVVLIPPMKMVTELAPLGSLLDRLRKHQGHFLLGTLSRYAVQVAEGMGYLESKRFIHRDLAARNLLLATRDLVKIGDFGLMRALPQNDDHYVMQEHRKVPFAWCAPESLKTRTFSHASDTWMFGVTLWEMFTYGQEPWIGLNGSQILHKIDKEGERLPRPEDCPQDIYNVMVQCWAHKPEDRPTFVALRDFLLEAHPTDMRALQDFEEPDKLHIQMNDVITVIEGRAENYWWRGQNTRTLCVGPFPRNVVTSVAGLSAQDISQPLQNSFIHTGHGDSDPRHCWGFPDRIDELYLGNPMDPPDLLSVELSTSRPTQHLGRVKREPPPRPPQPAFFTQKPTYDPVSEDQDPLSSDFKRLGLRKSGLPRGLWLAKPSARVPGTKAGRGSGAEVTLIDFGEEPVVPALRPYTPSLAQLAMDACSLLDKTPPQSPTRALPRPLHPTPVVDWDARPLPPPPAYDDVAQDEDDFEARLPPPLEDNLFLLPQGGGKPPSSAQTEEIFQALQQECMRQLQVPAGSTAPSPSPGGDDKPQVPPRVPIPPRPTRPHLDLSPASSGEEETGRWPGPASPPRVPPREPLSPPGSRTPSPLVPPGSSPLPPRLSSSPGKTMPTTQSFASDPKYATPQVIQAPGPRASPCILPIVRDGKKVSSTHYYLLPERPSYLERYQRFLREAQSPEEPAPLPVPLLLPPPSTPAPAAPTATVRPMPQAALDPKANFSTNNSNPGARPPAPRATARPPQRGCAGDGPEAGRLADKVQMVEQLFGLGLRPRGECHKVLEMFDWNLEQAGCHLLGSWGPAHHKR, encoded by the exons AGGCTCGGAGGCGGCAGCATGCAGCCAGAGGAGGGCACAGGCTGGCTGCTGGAGCTGCTGTCCGAGGTGCAGCTGCAACAGTACTTCCTGCGGCTCCGAGACGACCTCAACGTCACCCGGCTGTCCCACTTTGAGTATGTCAAGAATGAGGACCTGGAGAAGATTGGCATGGGCCGGCCTG GCCAGCGGCGGCTGTGGGAGGccgtgaagaggaggaaggcctTATGCAAACGGAAGTCGTGGATGAGCAAG GTGTTCAGTGGAAAGCGACCAGAGGCTGAGTTCCCCCCTCAACACTCTCAGAGCACCTTCCGGAAGACCTCGCCCATCCCTGGGGTCCCAGCAGGGGAGGGGCCCCTGCAGAGCCTCACCTGCCTCATTGGGGAGAAGGACCTGCGCCTCCTGGAGAAGCTGGGCGATGGCTCTTTTGGCGTTGTGCGCAGAGGCGAGTGGGACGCGCCCTCAGGGAAGACG GTGAGTGTGGCTGTGAAGTGCCTGAAGCCCGATGTGCTGAGCCAGCCAGAAGCCATGGACGACTTCATCCGGGAGGTCAACGCCATGCACTCGCTGGACCACCGAAACCTCATTCGCCTCTATGGGGTGGTGCTCATACCACCCATGAAGATG GTGACAGAGCTGGCACCTCTGGGATCGCTGTTGGACCGGCTACGTAAGCACCAGGGCCACTTCCTCCTGGGGACTCTGAGCCGCTACGCTGTGCAGGTGGCTGAGGGCATGGGCTACCTGGAGTCCAAGCGCTTTATTCACCGTGACCTGGCTGCCCGCAATCTGCTGTTGGCTACCCGCGACCTGGTCAAGATCGGGGACTTTGGGCTGATGCGAGCGCTGCCCCAGAATGACGACCATTACGTCATGCAGGAACATCGCAAGGTGCCCTTCGCCTG GTGTGCCCCTGAGAGCCTGAAGACACGTACCTTCTCCCATGCCAGCGACACCTGGATGTTCGGGGTGACACTGTGGGAGATGTTCACCTACGGCCAGGAGCCCTGGATCGGCCTCAATGGCAGTCAG ATCCTGCATAAGATTGACAAGGAGGGGGAGCGGCTGCCTCGGCCCGAGGACTGCCCCCAGGACATCTACAATGTCATGGTCCAGTGCTGGGCTCACAAGCCAGAGGACAGACCTACGTTTGTGGCTCTGCGGGACTTCCTGCTGGAG GCCCATCCCACTGACATGCGGGCCCTTCAGGACTTTGAGGAGCCGGACAAGCTGCACATCCAGATGAATGACGTCATCACTGTCATCGAGGGAAG GGCCGAGAACTACTGGTGGCGTGGTCAGAACACGCGGACGCTGTGTGTGGGGCCTTTCCCTCGCAACGTGGTGACCTCCGTGGCTGGCCTGTCCGCCCAGGACATCAGCCAACCCCTGCAGAACAGCTTCATCCACACGGGGCATGGTGACAGCGACCCCCGCCACTGCTGGGGCTTCCCAGACAGGATCGATGA GCTGTATCTGGGAAACCCCATGGACCCCCCGGACCTGCTGAGCGTGGAACTGAGCACCTCCCGGCCCACCCAGCATCTAGGAAGGGTGAAAA GGGAGCCTCCAcctcgcccacctcagcctgccttCTTCACTCAGA AACCAACCTATGACCCTGTGAGCGAGGACCAAGACCCCCTGTCCAGTGACTTCAAGAGGCTGGGCCTTCGGAAGTCAGGCCTGCCCCGAGGGCTGTGGCTGGCAAAGCCCTCAGCGAGGGTGCCAGGCACCAAGGCCGGCCGAGGCAGCGGGGCTGAGGTCACGCTCATCGACTTCGGTGAGGAGCCCGTGGTCCCGGCCCTGCGGCCCTACACACCCTCCCTGGCGCAGCTGGCCATGGATGCCTGCTCTTTGCTAGACAAGACCCCGCCTCAGAGCCCCACGAGGGCGCTGCCCCGGCCCCTGCATCCCACGCCTGTGGTGGACTGGGACGCACGCCCGCTGCCACCCCCGCCTGCTTATGACGATGTGGCCCAGGATGAGGATGACTTTGAG GCACGGCTGCCCCCTCCCCTGGAGGACAACCTGTTCCTCCTGCCCCAGGGTGGGGGCAAGCCGCCCAGCTCTGCGCAGACCGAGGAGATCTTCCAGGCTCTGCAGCAGGAGTGCATGCGGCAGCTGCAGGTTCCGGCCGGATCCAcggccccctcccccagcccggGGGGTGACGACAAGCCCCAGGTGCCCCCTAGGGTGCCCATCCCCCCTCGGCCAACGCGCCCGCACCTCGACTTGTCTCCAGCCTCCTCAGGCGAGGAGGAGACCGGCCGGTGGCCTGGACCTGCCTCCCCTCCCCGAGTGCCTCCCCGGGAGCCCCTGTCCCCTCCAGGCTCGAGGACACCCAGCCCCCTGGTACCACCTGGCAGCTCCCCACTGCCGCCCCGGCTCTCAAGCTCACCCGGGAAGACCATGCCTACCACCCAAAGCTTCGCCTCAGACCCCAAGTACGCCACCCCTCAGGTGATCCAGGCGCCTGGCCCACGGGCCAGTCCCTGCATCCTGCCCATCGTCCGGGATGGCAAGAAGGTCAGCAGCACCCACTATTACTTGCTGCCTGAGCGCCCGTCCTACCTGGAGCGCTACCAGCGCTTCCTGCGTGAGGCCCAGAGCCCCGAGGAGCCAGCCCCCCTGCCTGTGCCCCTGCTGCTGCCCCCACCCAGcaccccagcccctgctgccccCACGGCCACCGTTCGGCCGATGCCCCAGGCTGCCTTGGACCCCAAAGCCAACTTCTCCACCAACAACAGCAACCCAGGGGCCCGGCCACCAGCCCCGAGGGCCACTGCTCGGCCGCCACAGCGGGGCTGCGCTGGGGATGGGCCAGAGGCGGGCCGGCTGGCAGACAAGGTCCAGATG GTGGAGCAGCTCTTCGGGCTGGGTCTGCGGCCCAGAGGGGAGTGCCACAAAGTGCTGGAGATGTTCGACTGGAACCTCGAGCAGGCCGGTTGCCACCTTCTGGGCTCCTGGGGCCCTGCCCACCACAA gcgcTGA
- the TNK2 gene encoding activated CDC42 kinase 1 isoform X22: MGERAAYQRLAGGEEGSQRLGGGSMQPEEGTGWLLELLSEVQLQQYFLRLRDDLNVTRLSHFEYVKNEDLEKIGMGRPGQRRLWEAVKRRKALCKRKSWMSKVFSGKRPEAEFPPQHSQSTFRKTSPIPGVPAGEGPLQSLTCLIGEKDLRLLEKLGDGSFGVVRRGEWDAPSGKTVSVAVKCLKPDVLSQPEAMDDFIREVNAMHSLDHRNLIRLYGVVLIPPMKMVTELAPLGSLLDRLRKHQGHFLLGTLSRYAVQVAEGMGYLESKRFIHRDLAARNLLLATRDLVKIGDFGLMRALPQNDDHYVMQEHRKVPFAWCAPESLKTRTFSHASDTWMFGVTLWEMFTYGQEPWIGLNGSQILHKIDKEGERLPRPEDCPQDIYNVMVQCWAHKPEDRPTFVALRDFLLEAHPTDMRALQDFEEPDKLHIQMNDVITVIEGRAENYWWRGQNTRTLCVGPFPRNVVTSVAGLSAQDISQPLQNSFIHTGHGDSDPRHCWGFPDRIDELYLGNPMDPPDLLSVELSTSRPTQHLGRVKKPTYDPVSEDQDPLSSDFKRLGLRKSGLPRGLWLAKPSARVPGTKAGRGSGAEVTLIDFGEEPVVPALRPYTPSLAQLAMDACSLLDKTPPQSPTRALPRPLHPTPVVDWDARPLPPPPAYDDVAQDEDDFEVCSINSSLVGTGVPAGPSQGETNYAFVPEQARLPPPLEDNLFLLPQGGGKPPSSAQTEEIFQALQQECMRQLQVPAGSTAPSPSPGGDDKPQVPPRVPIPPRPTRPHLDLSPASSGEEETGRWPGPASPPRVPPREPLSPPGSRTPSPLVPPGSSPLPPRLSSSPGKTMPTTQSFASDPKYATPQVIQAPGPRASPCILPIVRDGKKVSSTHYYLLPERPSYLERYQRFLREAQSPEEPAPLPVPLLLPPPSTPAPAAPTATVRPMPQAALDPKANFSTNNSNPGARPPAPRATARPPQRGCAGDGPEAGRLADKVQMVEQLFGLGLRPRGECHKVLEMFDWNLEQAGCHLLGSWGPAHHKLECNGVISAHRNLRLLGSGNSPASAS; this comes from the exons AGGCTCGGAGGCGGCAGCATGCAGCCAGAGGAGGGCACAGGCTGGCTGCTGGAGCTGCTGTCCGAGGTGCAGCTGCAACAGTACTTCCTGCGGCTCCGAGACGACCTCAACGTCACCCGGCTGTCCCACTTTGAGTATGTCAAGAATGAGGACCTGGAGAAGATTGGCATGGGCCGGCCTG GCCAGCGGCGGCTGTGGGAGGccgtgaagaggaggaaggcctTATGCAAACGGAAGTCGTGGATGAGCAAG GTGTTCAGTGGAAAGCGACCAGAGGCTGAGTTCCCCCCTCAACACTCTCAGAGCACCTTCCGGAAGACCTCGCCCATCCCTGGGGTCCCAGCAGGGGAGGGGCCCCTGCAGAGCCTCACCTGCCTCATTGGGGAGAAGGACCTGCGCCTCCTGGAGAAGCTGGGCGATGGCTCTTTTGGCGTTGTGCGCAGAGGCGAGTGGGACGCGCCCTCAGGGAAGACG GTGAGTGTGGCTGTGAAGTGCCTGAAGCCCGATGTGCTGAGCCAGCCAGAAGCCATGGACGACTTCATCCGGGAGGTCAACGCCATGCACTCGCTGGACCACCGAAACCTCATTCGCCTCTATGGGGTGGTGCTCATACCACCCATGAAGATG GTGACAGAGCTGGCACCTCTGGGATCGCTGTTGGACCGGCTACGTAAGCACCAGGGCCACTTCCTCCTGGGGACTCTGAGCCGCTACGCTGTGCAGGTGGCTGAGGGCATGGGCTACCTGGAGTCCAAGCGCTTTATTCACCGTGACCTGGCTGCCCGCAATCTGCTGTTGGCTACCCGCGACCTGGTCAAGATCGGGGACTTTGGGCTGATGCGAGCGCTGCCCCAGAATGACGACCATTACGTCATGCAGGAACATCGCAAGGTGCCCTTCGCCTG GTGTGCCCCTGAGAGCCTGAAGACACGTACCTTCTCCCATGCCAGCGACACCTGGATGTTCGGGGTGACACTGTGGGAGATGTTCACCTACGGCCAGGAGCCCTGGATCGGCCTCAATGGCAGTCAG ATCCTGCATAAGATTGACAAGGAGGGGGAGCGGCTGCCTCGGCCCGAGGACTGCCCCCAGGACATCTACAATGTCATGGTCCAGTGCTGGGCTCACAAGCCAGAGGACAGACCTACGTTTGTGGCTCTGCGGGACTTCCTGCTGGAG GCCCATCCCACTGACATGCGGGCCCTTCAGGACTTTGAGGAGCCGGACAAGCTGCACATCCAGATGAATGACGTCATCACTGTCATCGAGGGAAG GGCCGAGAACTACTGGTGGCGTGGTCAGAACACGCGGACGCTGTGTGTGGGGCCTTTCCCTCGCAACGTGGTGACCTCCGTGGCTGGCCTGTCCGCCCAGGACATCAGCCAACCCCTGCAGAACAGCTTCATCCACACGGGGCATGGTGACAGCGACCCCCGCCACTGCTGGGGCTTCCCAGACAGGATCGATGA GCTGTATCTGGGAAACCCCATGGACCCCCCGGACCTGCTGAGCGTGGAACTGAGCACCTCCCGGCCCACCCAGCATCTAGGAAGGGTGAAAA AACCAACCTATGACCCTGTGAGCGAGGACCAAGACCCCCTGTCCAGTGACTTCAAGAGGCTGGGCCTTCGGAAGTCAGGCCTGCCCCGAGGGCTGTGGCTGGCAAAGCCCTCAGCGAGGGTGCCAGGCACCAAGGCCGGCCGAGGCAGCGGGGCTGAGGTCACGCTCATCGACTTCGGTGAGGAGCCCGTGGTCCCGGCCCTGCGGCCCTACACACCCTCCCTGGCGCAGCTGGCCATGGATGCCTGCTCTTTGCTAGACAAGACCCCGCCTCAGAGCCCCACGAGGGCGCTGCCCCGGCCCCTGCATCCCACGCCTGTGGTGGACTGGGACGCACGCCCGCTGCCACCCCCGCCTGCTTATGACGATGTGGCCCAGGATGAGGATGACTTTGAGGTCTGCTCCATCAACAGCAGCCTGGTGGGCACAGGGGTCCCTGCTGGACCCAGCCAGGGCGAGACCAACTACGCCTTTGTGCCTGAACAGGCACGGCTGCCCCCTCCCCTGGAGGACAACCTGTTCCTCCTGCCCCAGGGTGGGGGCAAGCCGCCCAGCTCTGCGCAGACCGAGGAGATCTTCCAGGCTCTGCAGCAGGAGTGCATGCGGCAGCTGCAGGTTCCGGCCGGATCCAcggccccctcccccagcccggGGGGTGACGACAAGCCCCAGGTGCCCCCTAGGGTGCCCATCCCCCCTCGGCCAACGCGCCCGCACCTCGACTTGTCTCCAGCCTCCTCAGGCGAGGAGGAGACCGGCCGGTGGCCTGGACCTGCCTCCCCTCCCCGAGTGCCTCCCCGGGAGCCCCTGTCCCCTCCAGGCTCGAGGACACCCAGCCCCCTGGTACCACCTGGCAGCTCCCCACTGCCGCCCCGGCTCTCAAGCTCACCCGGGAAGACCATGCCTACCACCCAAAGCTTCGCCTCAGACCCCAAGTACGCCACCCCTCAGGTGATCCAGGCGCCTGGCCCACGGGCCAGTCCCTGCATCCTGCCCATCGTCCGGGATGGCAAGAAGGTCAGCAGCACCCACTATTACTTGCTGCCTGAGCGCCCGTCCTACCTGGAGCGCTACCAGCGCTTCCTGCGTGAGGCCCAGAGCCCCGAGGAGCCAGCCCCCCTGCCTGTGCCCCTGCTGCTGCCCCCACCCAGcaccccagcccctgctgccccCACGGCCACCGTTCGGCCGATGCCCCAGGCTGCCTTGGACCCCAAAGCCAACTTCTCCACCAACAACAGCAACCCAGGGGCCCGGCCACCAGCCCCGAGGGCCACTGCTCGGCCGCCACAGCGGGGCTGCGCTGGGGATGGGCCAGAGGCGGGCCGGCTGGCAGACAAGGTCCAGATG GTGGAGCAGCTCTTCGGGCTGGGTCTGCGGCCCAGAGGGGAGTGCCACAAAGTGCTGGAGATGTTCGACTGGAACCTCGAGCAGGCCGGTTGCCACCTTCTGGGCTCCTGGGGCCCTGCCCACCACAA gctggagtgcaatggcgtgatctcggctcaccgcaacctccgcctcctgggttcaggcaattctcctgcctcagcctcctga